The Pedobacter mucosus genome window below encodes:
- a CDS encoding superoxide dismutase, with protein MAFELPALHYATDALEPHIDKTTMEIHHDKHHQAYVTNLNKAVEGKPEANLSIEEIVKNISKYPAAVRNNGGGHYNHSLFWNVLGPNKGGEPTGDLAKAITETFGSFADLKTKMQEAGATRFGSGWAWLSVGTDKKLQVSSTPNQDNPLMDVAEVKGTPIFGIDVWEHAYYLKYQNKRPDYLAAIWNAVNWDAVAELYKKAL; from the coding sequence ATGGCTTTTGAATTACCAGCGTTACACTACGCTACAGACGCATTAGAACCGCATATTGATAAAACAACCATGGAAATTCACCATGACAAACATCACCAAGCTTACGTTACCAACTTGAATAAAGCTGTTGAAGGTAAGCCTGAAGCAAATTTAAGCATCGAAGAAATTGTAAAAAATATTTCAAAATATCCAGCTGCAGTTAGAAATAACGGTGGTGGTCATTATAATCACTCCTTATTTTGGAACGTTTTAGGTCCAAATAAAGGTGGTGAGCCAACTGGCGATTTAGCCAAAGCAATTACAGAAACATTTGGATCATTTGCAGATTTGAAAACTAAAATGCAAGAAGCTGGTGCTACTCGTTTTGGTTCTGGTTGGGCATGGTTATCAGTTGGTACTGATAAAAAACTTCAAGTTTCTTCTACTCCAAATCAAGATAATCCTTTAATGGATGTTGCTGAAGTAAAAGGCACGCCAATTTTTGGTATTGATGTTTGGGAACATGCATATTACTTGAAATATCAAAATAAACGCCCAGATTATTTAGCTGCAATTTGGAATGCAGTTAATTGGGATGCAGTTGCAGAACTTTATAAAAAAGCATTGTAA
- a CDS encoding tRNA-binding protein yields MEQINWEDFEKVELRIGTILEVSTFPEARKPAYKLKVDFGAFGIKVSSAQITKHYTIDNLIGKQIVAVINFPKKQIGKFMSEFLVTGFADENGDIVLTTVDKEVPNGTKIA; encoded by the coding sequence ATGGAACAGATTAACTGGGAAGATTTTGAAAAAGTTGAGCTTCGTATTGGAACTATTTTGGAAGTTTCAACATTTCCAGAGGCGAGAAAACCAGCTTATAAACTTAAAGTAGATTTTGGAGCTTTTGGAATTAAGGTAAGTAGTGCCCAAATAACAAAACATTATACCATTGATAATTTGATTGGCAAACAAATTGTCGCTGTAATTAATTTCCCCAAAAAACAGATCGGCAAATTTATGTCAGAGTTTTTAGTGACTGGATTTGCGGATGAAAATGGAGATATTGTATTAACTACGGTTGATAAAGAAGTGCCAAACGGAACGAAAATAGCTTAA
- a CDS encoding nucleoside deaminase: protein MSFYNFESTNPEEEDIHYMKLALEEAKKALDADEIPIGAIVVCKNRIVGRGYNLTEHLNDVTAHAEMQAFTSAAQTIGGKYLRDCTLYVTIEPCVMCAGASYWTQISRIVYGAREEKRGFISKNANLLHPKTELKGGIMAEECGELMKNFFLKKRLM, encoded by the coding sequence ATGAGTTTTTACAATTTTGAATCCACGAATCCAGAAGAAGAAGATATTCACTACATGAAATTAGCTTTGGAAGAAGCTAAAAAAGCTTTGGATGCTGATGAAATTCCTATTGGTGCAATTGTGGTTTGTAAAAATAGGATTGTTGGCAGAGGGTATAATTTAACCGAACACCTTAACGATGTAACCGCCCATGCCGAAATGCAGGCGTTTACCTCAGCAGCACAAACTATTGGGGGAAAATATTTGCGAGATTGTACATTGTATGTAACTATAGAGCCTTGTGTAATGTGTGCAGGTGCTAGTTATTGGACTCAAATTAGTAGAATAGTTTACGGTGCCAGAGAAGAAAAACGAGGCTTTATTTCGAAGAATGCAAATCTTCTGCATCCTAAAACGGAATTAAAAGGCGGGATTATGGCTGAAGAATGTGGAGAATTGATGAAAAATTTTTTCTTAAAAAAGCGCTTGATGTAA
- the fcl gene encoding GDP-L-fucose synthase — protein sequence MEKIAKIYIAGHRGMVGSAIYRKLRKEGYDNIIVRTSNELDLRNQQAVTDFFAVEKPDYVFLAAAKVGGILANNTFRADFLYENLSIQNNIIHNAYVYGVKKLMFLGSSCIYPKMAPQPLKEDYLLTGILEHTNEPYAIAKIAGIKMCDAYRDQYGCNFISVMPTNLYGHNDNYHPQNSHVLPALIRKIHEAKSNNDAQVTVWGSGSPMREFLFADDLADACFFLMENYNEPNLINIGTGHDLTIKDLALLIKNILGYEGELIFDKTKPDGTPRKLMDVTKLHDLGWKHKIELPEGIALAYQDFESRY from the coding sequence AAAATTTATATTGCTGGTCATCGCGGCATGGTTGGTTCGGCCATATACCGCAAATTACGAAAAGAAGGGTACGATAATATAATTGTTAGAACTTCAAATGAGTTAGATCTAAGAAATCAACAAGCTGTTACAGATTTTTTTGCTGTTGAAAAACCTGATTATGTTTTCTTAGCTGCTGCTAAAGTTGGAGGTATTTTAGCGAACAATACGTTTAGGGCTGATTTTCTTTATGAAAACCTTTCCATACAAAATAATATAATTCATAATGCTTATGTATATGGGGTCAAAAAATTAATGTTCTTAGGTTCGAGTTGCATTTATCCAAAAATGGCTCCTCAACCTTTAAAAGAAGATTACCTTTTAACAGGAATTTTAGAGCATACAAATGAACCTTATGCAATTGCAAAAATTGCAGGGATAAAAATGTGCGATGCTTACAGAGACCAATATGGCTGTAATTTCATTTCTGTTATGCCTACAAACTTGTATGGACATAATGATAATTACCACCCTCAAAATTCACATGTATTACCTGCGCTGATTCGTAAAATACACGAGGCAAAATCCAACAATGATGCTCAAGTTACAGTTTGGGGCTCTGGTTCGCCAATGAGAGAGTTTTTATTTGCTGACGATTTAGCTGATGCTTGTTTCTTTTTGATGGAAAATTACAATGAACCAAACTTAATCAATATAGGTACTGGCCATGATTTAACAATTAAAGATCTTGCTTTACTTATAAAAAATATTCTTGGTTATGAAGGGGAGTTGATTTTTGATAAAACTAAACCTGATGGAACGCCACGCAAATTAATGGATGTTACTAAACTCCATGATTTAGGTTGGAAACATAAAATTGAATTACCTGAAGGAATTGCTTTAGCTTATCAAGATTTCGAAAGCAGGTATTAA
- a CDS encoding hydrogen peroxide-inducible genes activator translates to MTLVQLEYIVAIDTYRSFVTAADKCFVTQPTLSMQVQKLEELIGAKIFDRSKQPVSPTEIGTQIIAQSRIILQESGKIKELITSQQQDVLGELRIGVIPTVAPYLLPEVISAMLEKYPDLKLMIWEYNTEDIIQHLKTGVLDCGILATPLINANLTELPLYYENFVSYISKNSKLFKKKAIDAEDLTDENIWLLNEGHCMRNQVLNICRSTKNNRLQGLEYNTGSVETLVRMVDLNGGATLLPELAITELSAKQISKIRYFKSPEPVREISLVTHKNFIKKRMLNALKDEILEIIPKTMKQRKKKDIIGI, encoded by the coding sequence ATGACTTTAGTTCAGCTAGAATATATTGTAGCTATTGATACTTATCGGAGCTTTGTAACTGCTGCAGATAAGTGCTTTGTAACGCAACCTACCTTAAGCATGCAAGTGCAGAAGCTAGAAGAATTAATTGGGGCTAAAATCTTTGATAGAAGTAAACAGCCTGTAAGTCCAACTGAAATTGGTACACAAATTATTGCTCAATCCAGAATAATTCTACAGGAAAGTGGTAAGATTAAGGAGTTGATTACCAGTCAGCAACAAGATGTTTTAGGTGAATTACGCATTGGAGTTATTCCTACAGTTGCACCTTATTTACTACCGGAAGTAATTTCCGCCATGCTCGAAAAATACCCTGATTTAAAATTAATGATCTGGGAATATAATACAGAAGATATCATTCAGCATTTAAAAACAGGTGTATTGGATTGTGGAATTCTTGCAACACCTTTAATAAATGCAAATCTTACCGAACTTCCACTTTATTATGAAAACTTTGTTAGCTATATAAGCAAAAATAGTAAGTTGTTTAAAAAGAAAGCTATCGATGCTGAAGATTTAACTGATGAAAATATTTGGCTTTTAAACGAAGGTCATTGTATGCGCAATCAGGTTTTGAATATTTGTCGCTCTACTAAAAATAATCGTTTACAGGGCTTAGAATATAATACTGGAAGTGTAGAAACTTTAGTTAGAATGGTAGATCTAAACGGCGGAGCAACACTTTTACCAGAATTGGCAATTACGGAGCTTAGCGCCAAGCAAATTAGTAAAATTCGTTATTTTAAATCGCCAGAACCTGTAAGAGAAATTAGTTTAGTCACGCATAAAAATTTCATCAAAAAAAGAATGCTCAATGCCTTAAAAGACGAAATTTTAGAGATTATTCCCAAAACGATGAAGCAGAGAAAGAAAAAGGATATTATTGGAATATAA